A window of the Scandinavium goeteborgense genome harbors these coding sequences:
- the mpaA gene encoding murein tripeptide amidase MpaA translates to MSSTRPRQQRGAFPPGTQHYGRSLLGAPLIWFPAPLADHNSGLIIAGTHGDENSSIVTLSCALRTLAPDLRRHHVVLTVNPDGCQLGLRANANGVDLNRNFPAANWKAGETVYRWNSSAESRDVVLLTGDKPGSEPETEALCQLIHKIHPAWVVSFHDPLACIEDPQQTGLGQWLADSFELPLVTSVGYATPGSFGSWCADLGLHCITAEFPPISSDEASEKYLAAMTGLLHWHPELASTR, encoded by the coding sequence ATGTCTTCCACCCGACCACGCCAGCAGCGCGGCGCGTTTCCGCCTGGAACTCAACACTATGGCCGTTCATTGCTGGGCGCCCCGCTGATCTGGTTCCCCGCCCCGCTCGCCGACCACAACAGCGGGCTGATTATTGCGGGCACCCACGGTGACGAAAACTCGTCCATCGTCACCCTGTCATGCGCGCTACGCACGCTGGCCCCGGACCTGCGGCGTCATCACGTGGTGCTGACCGTCAACCCGGACGGCTGCCAGCTGGGGCTACGCGCCAATGCGAACGGGGTCGATCTCAACCGTAACTTCCCGGCGGCGAACTGGAAAGCTGGTGAAACGGTTTATCGCTGGAACAGCTCCGCAGAGAGCCGTGACGTGGTGCTGCTGACGGGGGATAAACCCGGTTCCGAGCCAGAAACCGAAGCGCTGTGCCAGCTGATCCACAAAATTCACCCGGCGTGGGTGGTGTCGTTCCACGACCCGCTGGCCTGTATCGAAGATCCGCAGCAAACGGGGCTGGGCCAGTGGCTGGCAGACAGCTTTGAACTGCCGCTGGTGACAAGCGTCGGCTACGCGACGCCGGGCTCGTTCGGCAGTTGGTGTGCCGATCTCGGCCTGCACTGCATCACCGCGGAATTCCCGCCGATTTCATCCGATGAAGCGAGCGAAAAATACCTGGCGGCAATGACCGGCCTGCTGCACTGGCATCCGGAATTAGCCTCTACGCGTTGA
- the ycjG gene encoding L-Ala-D/L-Glu epimerase translates to MRSLKVYEEAWPLHTPFVIARGARSEAKVVVVEIQQDGVTGTGECTPYPRYGESIASVMAQIASIGEQLESGLTRDALQQLLPAGAARNAVDCALWDIEVRKAGRSLSALVGSELPSEVTTAQTVVIGTPDQMANSARALWDKGARLLKVKLDDHLISERMVAIRAAVPEATLIVDANESWHSDGLASRCQLLADLNVAMLEQPLPAGEDGALANFIHPLPICADESCHTRESLAKLAGRYDMVNIKLDKTGGLTEALALATEAKLQGFDLMLGCMLCTSRAISAALPLTPKVRFADLDGPTWLAIDAEPALRFGTGTLYL, encoded by the coding sequence ATGAGAAGTTTGAAAGTGTACGAGGAAGCCTGGCCGCTGCATACGCCATTCGTCATCGCCCGCGGTGCCCGCAGCGAAGCGAAAGTGGTGGTGGTGGAAATCCAGCAAGACGGCGTGACCGGGACAGGAGAATGTACTCCGTACCCGCGCTATGGCGAGAGTATTGCCTCGGTGATGGCGCAGATTGCCAGCATTGGCGAACAGCTTGAATCCGGCCTGACGCGCGACGCGTTGCAGCAGCTTCTGCCCGCGGGCGCGGCGCGCAACGCCGTCGACTGTGCGCTGTGGGATATTGAAGTGCGCAAAGCGGGGCGCTCGCTGTCGGCTTTAGTGGGCAGCGAATTACCCTCCGAGGTGACGACGGCACAAACCGTGGTGATCGGCACGCCGGATCAGATGGCAAATAGTGCCCGGGCGCTGTGGGATAAAGGCGCACGGCTGTTAAAGGTTAAGCTCGATGACCATCTGATCAGCGAAAGAATGGTCGCCATACGGGCAGCCGTCCCGGAGGCCACGCTGATTGTCGACGCTAACGAGTCCTGGCACAGCGATGGGCTGGCTTCACGCTGTCAGCTGCTGGCGGATCTGAACGTCGCGATGCTCGAACAGCCGTTACCGGCAGGGGAAGATGGTGCGCTGGCAAACTTTATTCATCCGCTGCCGATTTGTGCTGATGAAAGCTGTCACACCCGCGAAAGCCTGGCGAAACTCGCCGGACGCTATGACATGGTCAATATTAAACTGGATAAAACCGGTGGCTTAACCGAAGCGCTGGCGCTGGCGACGGAAGCCAAATTGCAAGGTTTTGACCTGATGCTAGGCTGTATGTTGTGTACCTCTCGTGCCATCAGCGCCGCATTGCCGCTGACGCCAAAGGTACGCTTTGCCGATCTCGATGGCCCGACGTGGCTGGCAATCGATGCCGAACCCGCGCTGCGCTTCGGCACCGGGACTCTTTACCTATGA
- the tpx gene encoding thiol peroxidase, with amino-acid sequence MSQTVHFQGNPVSVQGSIPQAGAKAPAFTLVAKDLSDVALSQFAGKRKVLNIFPSIDTGVCAASVRKFNQLATELNNTVVLCISADLPFAQSRFCGAEGLSNVVTLSTLRAPEFLQQYGVGIADGALKGLSARAVIVLDENDNVVLSELVNEITNEPDYDAALEALKA; translated from the coding sequence ATGTCACAAACTGTGCATTTCCAGGGCAACCCCGTTTCCGTTCAGGGCTCCATTCCGCAGGCGGGCGCCAAAGCACCAGCATTCACTCTGGTCGCTAAGGATCTCTCCGACGTCGCACTGAGCCAGTTCGCTGGTAAACGTAAAGTGCTGAACATTTTCCCGAGCATTGATACCGGCGTATGCGCTGCATCCGTGCGTAAATTCAACCAGCTGGCAACCGAACTGAACAACACTGTCGTGCTGTGCATTTCTGCTGACCTGCCGTTCGCCCAGTCCCGCTTCTGCGGTGCAGAAGGTCTGAGCAACGTTGTTACCCTGTCCACCCTGCGTGCGCCAGAGTTCCTGCAGCAGTATGGCGTTGGCATCGCAGATGGCGCGCTGAAAGGCCTGTCTGCTCGCGCGGTCATCGTGCTTGATGAAAACGACAACGTGGTTCTGAGCGAGCTGGTGAACGAAATCACCAACGAGCCGGACTATGATGCTGCGCTGGAAGCACTGAAAGCCTGA